A genomic stretch from Octopus sinensis linkage group LG14, ASM634580v1, whole genome shotgun sequence includes:
- the LOC115218793 gene encoding zinc finger protein OZF-like, with translation MYSGQPVYPSFGNHYNYHSCGISYPSNDQAQTYKNVPHNSKKPYKCDVCRKGFTLKAYLNKHELASATGKHFNCAFCGKVFSQRDKLKNHEHTHTGERPYTCEVCCKAFSQRTHLNSHKRIHTGEKPFTCLICRKSFSQKSHLNNHERTHTGEKPFMCSVCCKAFSQRTHLNSHERIHSGIKPFVCLICNKAFAQKDHLNNHERIHTGEKPFKCDVCKKAFSQRTHLNNHKRVHTGEKPFKCSVCQKAFSQRTHLNKHQHTHTGEKPYKCDVCKKAFSQRSHLKKHGHSHIGVSNDTGMSQRRNQTPNQLQLEPISAGTGSGELQQPAAVTTAPVMGSMCTHHQMVAPRPDHNHAWVRGFPVSPTSWTTTSWVTSGNVPSCTAGHNISPCTVGHNISPCTGGHNMSTCTAGHNISTCTAGHNISTCTGGHTMSPCSGGHDISPCMSGHNISPCTGGHDMSSCTAGHNMSPCTAGHNMPSCTSGHSKQSD, from the coding sequence ATGTATTCTGGCCAACCAGTTTATCCAAGTTTTGGGAACCATTATAATTATCACAGTTGTGGAATCTCTTATCCTTCCAATGACCAGGCTCAAACATACAAGAATGTACCTCATAACTCAAAGAAACCATATAAATGTGACGTATGCCGTAAAGGTTTTACACTAAAAGCTTATTTAAATAAGCATGAATTAGCTTCAGCAACAGGAAAACACTTCAACTGTGCCTTCTGTGGGAAAGTATTCAGCCAAAGAGATAAATTGAAgaatcatgaacacacacatactggtGAAAGACCATATACCTGTGAAGTATGCTGTAAAGCGTTCAGTCAGAGAACACATTTGAACagtcataaacgtattcatacaggagaaaaaccatttaCATGTTTGATTTGTCGGAAATCCTTCTCACAGAAATCGCATCTTAATAACCATGAACGTACCCATACAGGGGAAAAGCCTTTTATGTGTTCTGTTTGCTGTAAAGCATTTAGTCAAAGAACACATCTCAATAGTCATGAACGTATTCATTCTGGTATTAAACCTTTTGTTTGCTTAATTTGCAACAAAGCATTTGCACAGAAGGATCATCTCAACAACCATGAACggattcatactggggaaaagccattTAAATGTGATGTATGTAAGAAAGCGTTCAGTCAGAGAACTCATTTGAATAATCATAAgcgtgttcatactggagagaagccattcAAGTGCAGTGTGTGTCAAAAAGCATTCAGCCAAAGAACACATTTAAATAAACATCAGCATACACACACTGGAGAAAAACCTTATAAATGTGATGTGTGTAAGAAAGCATTTTCTCAACGATCACATCTTAAAAAACATGGACATTCACACATAGGGGTATCAAATGACACTGGTATGTCTCAAAGACGAAATCAAACACCAAACCAACTTCAGCTGGAACCTATCTCAGCAGGTACTGGCAGTGGTGAGCTTCAGCAGCCAGCAGCTGTTACTACTGCTCCTGTTATGGGATCAATGTGCACGCATCATCAAATGGTGGCCCCTAGACCAGATCATAATCATGCCTGGGTGAGGGGATTCCCCGTGTCACCTACATCATGGACAACAACCAGTTGGGTAACCTCAGGCAATGTTCCTTCATGTACAGCTGGACACAATATATCCCCATGTACAGTTGGACACAATATATCTCCATGTACAGGTGGACACAATATGTCCACATGTACAGCTGGACACAATATATCCACATGTACAGCAGGACACAATATATCCACATGTACAGGTGGACATACAATGTCACCATGTTCTGGAGGACATGATATATCCCCATGTATGAGTGGACACAACATATCCCCATGTACAGGTGGACATGACATGTCCTCATGTACAGCTGGACACAACATGTCCCCATGTACAGCTGGACACAATATGCCCTCATGTACAAGTGGACACAGCAAGCAATCAGATTAG